Proteins from a genomic interval of Clostridium sp. M62/1:
- a CDS encoding recombinase family protein, translated as MGNLYGYIRVSTREQNGDRQILALKELFIPEKNLFMDTRRGKDLMGTFLSDIVLQVLSLVAENERINIRQRQAEGIAAAKARGIRFGRPPAPLPENFHHLYHQWKNGKITGKTAAKLCGMPLSTFRYRAEIYEKNNFL; from the coding sequence ATGGGAAATCTGTATGGCTATATTCGTGTCAGTACCAGAGAACAGAATGGGGACAGGCAGATTCTTGCATTGAAAGAGCTGTTTATCCCGGAGAAAAACCTTTTTATGGATACCCGCCGAGGCAAAGACCTGATGGGAACGTTTTTAAGCGATATTGTCCTGCAGGTGCTATCCCTTGTGGCAGAGAATGAGCGTATCAATATACGGCAGCGTCAGGCAGAAGGAATCGCTGCCGCCAAAGCCAGGGGCATTCGTTTTGGAAGACCCCCAGCGCCTTTACCGGAAAACTTTCATCACCTGTATCACCAATGGAAAAACGGAAAAATTACTGGAAAAACTGCTGCGAAACTATGCGGGATGCCGCTTTCCACCTTCCGCTACCGGGCAGAGATTTATGAAAAAAACAATTTTTTGTAA
- a CDS encoding ATP-binding protein, whose protein sequence is MIKRETYMRRIRPFIGNELIKVMTGIRRAGKSVMLELIQEELICSGVTPEHFISINFEDLRYMRLLDAMALHEEILRRAEQIEGKVYLFFDEIQEVTDWEKCINSFRVSLNCDIYITGSNAKLLSGEFATYLGGRYVEFVIYPFSFSEFLELYHTMDPAASVQQCFKSYLLVGGMPYLSNIRYEEEPAKQYLTDLFHSVQLKDIVKRNKVRDVDLLERVMAYVMANIGTVFSASSLTKFLKNEHRTTSTDTVLNYIKYCCDSYLFYQVKREDLQGKQILATNEKYYIADHGIREAVYGGNMRDINLVLENIVYLELLRRGYKVTVGKVGEKEIDFVCDRRGEKLYIQVAYLLADESTVKREFGVYDSIRDNFPKYVVTMDELDMSRNGIKHRNIRDFLMESEWD, encoded by the coding sequence TTGATTAAACGGGAAACTTATATGAGACGTATTCGTCCATTTATTGGAAATGAGCTGATTAAGGTTATGACTGGTATCCGGCGGGCCGGTAAATCGGTAATGCTGGAATTGATTCAGGAGGAACTGATTTGTTCTGGTGTAACGCCAGAGCATTTTATTTCTATTAATTTTGAAGATTTGAGATATATGCGTCTTCTGGATGCCATGGCACTGCATGAAGAAATTCTGAGACGGGCAGAGCAGATAGAAGGAAAGGTTTATCTGTTTTTTGATGAAATACAGGAAGTGACGGATTGGGAAAAATGTATCAATTCTTTCAGAGTCTCATTGAACTGTGATATTTATATTACCGGTTCCAATGCAAAACTTTTATCAGGGGAGTTTGCAACATATCTGGGCGGACGATATGTGGAGTTTGTTATTTATCCCTTCTCTTTTTCAGAATTTCTTGAATTATATCATACAATGGATCCAGCTGCTTCCGTACAGCAGTGCTTTAAGAGTTATCTTCTGGTGGGCGGTATGCCATATCTTTCCAATATCCGTTACGAAGAAGAACCGGCGAAACAGTACCTGACGGATCTGTTCCATTCAGTTCAGCTGAAAGATATCGTAAAGAGGAACAAGGTTCGGGATGTGGATTTACTGGAACGGGTAATGGCATATGTAATGGCAAATATAGGAACCGTTTTTTCGGCATCTTCTCTGACAAAATTTCTCAAAAATGAGCATCGGACCACATCAACAGATACAGTACTTAACTATATAAAATACTGCTGTGACTCCTATCTGTTTTATCAGGTGAAGCGGGAGGATTTACAGGGAAAGCAGATTCTGGCGACCAATGAAAAATATTATATTGCAGACCATGGGATCCGGGAAGCTGTGTACGGGGGAAACATGCGGGACATTAACCTGGTTCTTGAAAATATAGTGTACCTGGAACTTCTGCGCCGCGGATATAAGGTAACAGTCGGGAAAGTTGGAGAAAAGGAAATAGACTTTGTCTGTGACAGGAGAGGTGAAAAACTTTATATCCAGGTAGCTTATCTGCTGGCAGATGAAAGTACAGTAAAGCGGGAATTTGGAGTATATGATTCCATTCGGGATAATTTCCCGAAATATGTAGTCACAATGGATGAACTGGACATGAGCCGGAATGGGATTAAACATCGGAATATTCGGGATTTTTTAATGGAAAGCGAATGGGATTAG